The segment TCGATGCCCAAATATCGATCACTTTGTTGTAGCGTTCGCCCGCAGTTACAAGACCAGACTGGAACTGTTCTTGAATTTCGCGTACTTCTTCTTCCGCTTCTGCGATTTCAGTGTATTTCGCAGGTGGTACAACCATATCGTCGATACCAACAGATACACCTGAAAGTGCCGCATAAGCGAAACCAGCGTACATGATTTGGTCAGCGAAGATTACAGTATCTTTCAGACCTAGCTTACGGTATGCCTCGTTAAGTAGGTTAGAAATTTGTTTCTTACCTAGCTTTTGGTTAACGATGCTGTAAGGAAGACCTGACGGTACGATTTGCCACAACATTGCACGGCCGACAGTAGTGTCTACCATCTTAGTTTCTGTTGTGCTGTTACCATCTTCGTCAACAACGGTTTCTGTAATACGTACTTTAACGCGTGCGTGTAGCTCTGCGCTCTTAGTGCGGTATGCCTTTTCAGCCTCTTCTGGGCCAGCAAGGTACATGCCTTCACCTTTCGCGTTGATCTTCTCACGAGTCATGTAGTACAGACCCAATACAACGTCCTGAGAAGGTACGATGATCGGATCACCTGACGCTGGCGACAGAATGTTGTTTGTCGACATCATCAGAGTACGAGCTTCTAGCTGTGCTTCTAGAGTTAGAGGCACGTGCACCGCCATTTGGTCACCATCGAAGTCCGCGTTATACGCCGCACACACTAGTGGGTGTAGCTGAATCGCTTTACCTTCGATAAGTACAGGTTCAAATGCCTGGATACCTAGACGGTGAAGTGTTGGTGCACGGTTAAGTAGCACTGGGTGTTCGCGGATTACTTCATCCAAGATATCCCATACAACAGCTTCTTCACGCTCTACCATTTTCTTAGCTGCTTTGATTGTAGTCGCAAGACCACGAGTCTCTAGCTTGCTGTAGATAAATGGTTTGAATAGCTCAAGTGCCATCTTCTTAGGAAGACCACACTGGTGCAGACGAAGGTATGGACCTACTGTGATTACAGAACGGCCAGAGTAGTCTACACGTTTACCTAGAAGGTTCTGACGGAAACGACCTTGTTTACCCTTGATCATATCAGCAAGAGATTTCAGAGGACGCTTGTTCGAACCTGTGATCGCGCGACCGCGACGACCGTTGTCTAGAAGCGCATCAACAGACTCTTGTAGCATACGTTTTTCGTTGCGTACGATGATGTCTGGAGCAGCAAGCTCAAGAAGACGTTTCAAACGGTTGTTACGGTTAATAACACGACGGTATAGATCGTTCAGATCAGAAGTCGCAAAGCGACCGCCATCTAGTGGTACTAGAGGACGTAGATCTGGCGGAAGCACTGGAAGAACAGTCAGAATCATCCACTCAGGTTTGTTACCTGAACTTACGAATGCTTCAACTAGCTTCAAACGCTTCGTTACTTTCTTACGCTTAGTTTCTGAGTTAGTCGTATCTAGCTCTTCACGCATCTGTTCGATTTCTGCATGAAGGTCCATTGAGCTTAATAGATCTTTGATCGCTTCAGCACCCATCTTAGCGGAGAATTCATCACCCCACTCTTCTAGGCGATCTAGGTACTCTTCCTCAGTCAGCATTTGACCTTTTTCAAGATCAGTCATGCCAGGTTCCGTTACTACGTACATTTCGAAGTAAAGAACGCGCTCGATATCACGTAGCGGCATATCCATTAATAGACCGATACGAGATGGTAGAGATTTTAGGAACCAGATGTGAGCAACTGGAGATGCAAGCTCGATGTGGCCCATACGGTCACGACGAACTTTAGTCTGTGTAACTTCAACGCCACACTTCTCACAGATAACACCACGGTGTTTTAGACGCTTATATTTACCACAAAGACATTCGTAGTCTTTTACTGGGCCAAAAATACGCGCACAAAACAGACCATCACGTTCAGGTTTGAACGTACGATAGTTAATCGTTTCAGGTTTTTTAACTTCACCAAAAGACCATGAACGAATCATGTCTGGTGAAGACAGACCGATTTTGATTGCATCAAATTCTTCGGTCTTATGCTGTGCTTTTAGAAAGTTTAATAAGTCTTTCACAATCAGCTCCTGTAAGGAGTTAAAAGCAGCCAGCCAAACGCCAGCTGCTTTCTACCAGATAATCACATTTCTCTGACGAGAAACGAATTACTCTTCGTCTTCTAGCTCGATGTTGATACCTAGCGAGCGAATCTCTTTCAACAATACGTTGAACGATTCTGGCATGCCAGGTTCCATGCTGTGGTTGCCATCTACGATGTTCTTATACATCTTAGTACGGCCGTTAACGTCATCCGACTTAACTGTTAGCATTTCTTGTAGCGTGTAAGCAGCACCGTAAGCTTCAAGTGCCCATACTTCCATCTCACCGAAACGCTGACCACCGAACTGAGCTTTACCACCAAGTGGTTGCTGAGTAACAAGGCTGTAAGAACCCGTAGAACGAGCATGCATCTTGTCATCAACAAGGTGGTTCAGTTTCAGCATGTACATGTAACCAACAGTTACAGGACGCTCAAACGCATCACCTGTACGACCATCGAACAATGTCAACTGACCAGACGTTGGAAGGTCTGCCAGTGTCAATAGTTCTTTGATTGAAGCTTCGTTCGCGCCATCAAATACTGGTGTTGCAATCGGTAGACCGTTGCGTAGGTTACCAGCCAGCACACGTACTTCTTCATCGCTCATAGAAGCGATGTCAACGTTCTGACGAGTTTCACCAAGATCGTAAACCTTCTGTAGGAATTCGCGCAGCTTAGCAAGCTCTTGCTGTTCCTTAATCATTTGGTTGATCTTGTCACCAATACCTTTAGCCGCCAGACCTAAGTGAACTTCTAGGATCTGACCGATGTTCATACGCGAAGGTACACCCAGTGGGTTAAGTACGATATCGACTGGCTGACCAGTTTCATCGTAAGGCATGTCTTCAACAGGGTTGATCTTAGAGATTACACCCTTGTTACCGTGACGACCCGCCATCTTATCACCCGGTTGGATGCGACGTTTCACCGCTAGGTAAACTTTAACGATCTTCAGTACACCTGGTGCTAGATCATCACCTTGAGTGATCTTGCGACGCTTAGCTTCGAATTTCTTATCGAAGTCAGCTTTCAGTTCGTCGTACTGCTCTGCTAGCTGTTCTAGCTGAGTTTGTAGTTCGTCGTCTTCTAGCGTTTGTTCTAGCAACTGCTTACGGTCGATAGATTCAACTTTAGCTTCGCTGTAGCCTGCAGTAAGTAGCAGAGAACGAACACGTGCAAATAGACCGCCTTCAAGAATTTGGAACTCTTCAGTAAGATCTTTCTTCGCTTCTTTCAGCTGCATTTGTTCGATTTCAAGTGCACGCTTGTCTTTCTCTACGCCATCGCGAGTGAAGACTTGTACATCGATAACCGTACCTGCAACAGAGTTAGGCACACGTAGTGAAGTATCTTTAACGTCAGAAGCTTTTTCACCGAAGATAGCGCGTAGTAGCTTCTCTTCTGGAGTTAGCTGAGTTTCACCTTTAGGTGTTACTTTACCAACTAGGATGTCGCCACCCTTAACTTCTGCACCAATGTAAACGATACCTGACTCATCCAATTTAGATAGAGCAGCTTCACCTACGTTTGGAATATCCGCAGTGATCTCTTCAGCACCAAGCTTAGTATCACGAGCCACACAAGATAGTTCTTGAATGTGGATAGTGGTAAAGCGGTCTTCTTGAACAACACGCTCAGAAACTAAGATCGAGTCTTCGAAGTTGTAACCGTTCCAAGGCATAAATGCGATACGCATGTTTTGGCCAAGAGCCAATTCGCCTAGGTCAGTTGAAGGACCATCTGCAACTACGTCACCACGAGCAACAAGTTCACCTGGCATCACACAAGGACGCTGGTTGATACATGTGTTTTGGTTTGAACGTGTGTACTTAGTTAGGTTGTAGATATCGATACCCGCTTCACCTGGTACCAACTCTTCTTCATTAACCTTAACAACGATACGAGATGCGTCCACAGACTGAACAACACCACCACGTTTAGCAACAGCAGTTACACCTGAGTCAACAGCTACGTTACGTTCAATACCAGTACCAACTAGAGGCTTGTCTGCTCTTAGAGTTGGAACTGCCTGACGTTGCATGTTCGCACCCATCAATGCACGGTTCGCGTCATCGTGTTCTAGGAACGGGATAAGCGAAGCTGCGATAGATACTACTTGGTTTGTAGCAACGTCCATGTAGTCAACGTGTTCACGAGGGTGAAGACCAGATTCACCTTTTTGACGTGCTGTGATCAGTTCGTCAGCAAAAGTGCTTTCTTCTGTCAGCTTCGCGTTCGCCTGAGCGATAACGAATTGACCTTCCTCGATAGCTGATAGGTAATCAACTTCATCAGTAACAACACCATCAACTACACGACGGTACGGAGTTTCTAGGAAACCGTACTCGTTACAACGTGCAAACGCAGATAAAGAGTTGATCAAACCGATGTTTGGACCTTCAGGCGTTTCGATAGGACATAGACGACCGTAGTGAGTTACGTGTACGTCACGTACTTCGAAGCCAGCACGTTCACGAGTAAGGCCACCAGGACCCAATGCAGAAATACGACGTTTGTGCGTAACTTCTGAAAGCGGGTTGTTTTGGTCCATAAATTGTGAAAGCTGTGAAGAACCAAAGAATTCTTTTACAGCAGCAGAAATCGGTTTCGCGTTGATCAGATCTTGTGGCATCACGTTATCTAGATCGCCTAGGCTTAGACGTTCTTTAACTGCGCGTTCAACACGTACAAGACCAACACGGAATTGGTTTTCTGCCATTTCGCCTACGCTACGGATACGACGGTTGCCAAGGTGGTCGATATCGTCCACTTCGCCAATACCGTTACGGATCGCGATAAGCTTCTTCATCACTTCGATGATATCAGTTTCATCAAGAGTGCCTTGCTCACCAGCGTCTTCACGACCGATTGAGCTGTTGAACTTCATACGACCTACAGTTGATAGATCGTAACGTTCTTCAGAGAAGAATAGGCTATTAAATAGCGTTTCAGCCGCTTCTTTCGTTGGCGGCTCGCCAGGGCGCATCATGCGGTAGATTTCTACAAGCGCAGAAATACGGTCAGTTGTGCTGTCAACACGGACAGTGTCAGACATGAATGGACCGTGGTCTAGATCGTTCGTAAATAGAACTTCTAGTTTTTTGTATCCCGCTTGAGATAAGTTCGCTAGTGCTTCTAGGCTAATCTCTTGGTTAGCCGCGATGATTACTTCGCCAGTCGCTTCATTGATGTAATCTTTAGAAGATACTTTACCAACTGTGTATTCAACTGGTACTTCAATGAATTCAACGCCATCTTTTTCAAGTTGACGGATGTGACGAGCCGTAACGCGACGACCTTTCTCTACATAGACCTTGCCATCAGCTTCGATGTCAAACGTAGCCGTTTCACCACGTAGACGCTCAGGCACCAACTCCATCATTAGAGTTTGGTCTTTCACTTCGAAGTTTACTTTTTCGAAGAAGATATCAAGGATCTCTTCAGTCGTCTTACCTAGAGCACGAAGAATGATCGATGCTGGTAGTTTACGACGGCGGTCAATACGTACGTATAGGTTATCCTTTGGATCGAATTCGAAATCCAACCATGAACCACGGTAAGGAATGATACGCGCGTTATATAGAACTTTACCTGAAGAGTGGGTCTTACCCTTATCGCTGTCGAAGAATACGCCTGGGCTTCTGTGCAGCTGGGATACGATAACCCTCTCGGTACCATTAATTACAAAGGTACCATTATCTGTCATGAGTGGAATTTCACCCATGTAGACTTCTTGTTCTTTAATATCTTTGACAGTACCTGCTGGCGCGTCTTTATCAAAAATCACAAGGCGTAGTTTTACGCGCAGTGGTTTTGAATAAGTTACACCACGGATTTGACATTCTTTAACGTCAAAAACTGGCTCACCAAGACGGTAGCTAACGTATTGCAGCTCTGAATTGCCGTTGTAGCTCTGAATTGGAAATACAGAACGAAAAGCAGCTTCAAGACCGTATTGTCCCTCAGGATCCTGTTCGATAAATTTATCGAATGAATCGAGCTGGATCGATAGCAGGTATGGAATGTCCAGTACTTGTGGACGAGTACCAAAGTCCTTACGGATGCGCTTTTTCTCGGTATAAGAGTAAACCATGGGGTTCCTCAGCTCGCTGATAAGTGACCCAAACTGTCCACCTTGAAGGTTTAGGACAGTGACTAAATCGCTGTTTACTGTAGTGACGGTTTGTCAGTTCGACTTCCGCTTTTTGCATGAATATGGGACGCTTAAACAGCGGGAAAATTCGCCCATACCCTACAGCGCAAAAAGGCCGGTGGTTATTAAACCACCAGCCATTAGCCTTTCGGCTAAGAAATTAAGTAATTATTACTTAACTTCAACAGTTGCACCAGCTTCTTCAAGCTCTTTCTTCAGTGCTTCTGCTTCTTCTTTAGAAACAGCTTCTTTCAGAGGAGCTGGAGCGCCGTCAACTAGAGCTTTAGCTTCTTTAAGACCTAGGCCAGTTGCACCACGTACTGCTTTGATTACAGAAACTTTGTTCGCACCAGCAGCAGTTAGGATTACGTTGAATTCAGTTTGCTCTTCAACAGCTGCACCAGCAGCAGCGCCGCCAGCTACAACTGCAGCAGCAGCAGAAACACCGAATTTTTCTTCCATTGCAGTGATTAGTTCAACAACTTGCATTACAGACATTTCTGCAACTGCGTCTAGGATTTGCTCGTTAGTAATAGACATAACAATTCTCTTTTAAGTCAACAATAAGTTTATTTTGCAACCAGTAAAAAGCAAGGCAATTAAGCAGCTTCTTTTTGATCACGGATAGCAGCGATAGTACGTACCAATTTGCCAGCAGAAGCTTCTTTCATGCACATCATTAGTCGTGCGATTGCTTCGTCGTAAGTTGGTAGTGTCGCTAGTACTTCAACGTCAGTGATAGAACCTTCGAATGCAGCAGCTTTGATTTCGAATGCTTTGTTCTCTTTAGCGAAGTCTTTAAAAAGACGTGCTGCAGCACCTGGGTGCTCATTAGAGAAGCCGATCAAAGTTGGACCTACGAATACGTCTTGTAGACATTCGTAAGCTGTGCCTTCTACAGCGCGACGTGCAAGTGTGTTACGAACAACTTTTAGGTA is part of the Vibrio diazotrophicus genome and harbors:
- the rpoB gene encoding DNA-directed RNA polymerase subunit beta; protein product: MVYSYTEKKRIRKDFGTRPQVLDIPYLLSIQLDSFDKFIEQDPEGQYGLEAAFRSVFPIQSYNGNSELQYVSYRLGEPVFDVKECQIRGVTYSKPLRVKLRLVIFDKDAPAGTVKDIKEQEVYMGEIPLMTDNGTFVINGTERVIVSQLHRSPGVFFDSDKGKTHSSGKVLYNARIIPYRGSWLDFEFDPKDNLYVRIDRRRKLPASIILRALGKTTEEILDIFFEKVNFEVKDQTLMMELVPERLRGETATFDIEADGKVYVEKGRRVTARHIRQLEKDGVEFIEVPVEYTVGKVSSKDYINEATGEVIIAANQEISLEALANLSQAGYKKLEVLFTNDLDHGPFMSDTVRVDSTTDRISALVEIYRMMRPGEPPTKEAAETLFNSLFFSEERYDLSTVGRMKFNSSIGREDAGEQGTLDETDIIEVMKKLIAIRNGIGEVDDIDHLGNRRIRSVGEMAENQFRVGLVRVERAVKERLSLGDLDNVMPQDLINAKPISAAVKEFFGSSQLSQFMDQNNPLSEVTHKRRISALGPGGLTRERAGFEVRDVHVTHYGRLCPIETPEGPNIGLINSLSAFARCNEYGFLETPYRRVVDGVVTDEVDYLSAIEEGQFVIAQANAKLTEESTFADELITARQKGESGLHPREHVDYMDVATNQVVSIAASLIPFLEHDDANRALMGANMQRQAVPTLRADKPLVGTGIERNVAVDSGVTAVAKRGGVVQSVDASRIVVKVNEEELVPGEAGIDIYNLTKYTRSNQNTCINQRPCVMPGELVARGDVVADGPSTDLGELALGQNMRIAFMPWNGYNFEDSILVSERVVQEDRFTTIHIQELSCVARDTKLGAEEITADIPNVGEAALSKLDESGIVYIGAEVKGGDILVGKVTPKGETQLTPEEKLLRAIFGEKASDVKDTSLRVPNSVAGTVIDVQVFTRDGVEKDKRALEIEQMQLKEAKKDLTEEFQILEGGLFARVRSLLLTAGYSEAKVESIDRKQLLEQTLEDDELQTQLEQLAEQYDELKADFDKKFEAKRRKITQGDDLAPGVLKIVKVYLAVKRRIQPGDKMAGRHGNKGVISKINPVEDMPYDETGQPVDIVLNPLGVPSRMNIGQILEVHLGLAAKGIGDKINQMIKEQQELAKLREFLQKVYDLGETRQNVDIASMSDEEVRVLAGNLRNGLPIATPVFDGANEASIKELLTLADLPTSGQLTLFDGRTGDAFERPVTVGYMYMLKLNHLVDDKMHARSTGSYSLVTQQPLGGKAQFGGQRFGEMEVWALEAYGAAYTLQEMLTVKSDDVNGRTKMYKNIVDGNHSMEPGMPESFNVLLKEIRSLGINIELEDEE
- the rplL gene encoding 50S ribosomal protein L7/L12, which encodes MSITNEQILDAVAEMSVMQVVELITAMEEKFGVSAAAAVVAGGAAAGAAVEEQTEFNVILTAAGANKVSVIKAVRGATGLGLKEAKALVDGAPAPLKEAVSKEEAEALKKELEEAGATVEVK
- the rplJ gene encoding 50S ribosomal protein L10, which encodes MALNLQDKQAIVAEVNEAASGALSAVVADSRGVQVAAMTTLRKQAREAGVYLKVVRNTLARRAVEGTAYECLQDVFVGPTLIGFSNEHPGAAARLFKDFAKENKAFEIKAAAFEGSITDVEVLATLPTYDEAIARLMMCMKEASAGKLVRTIAAIRDQKEAA